A region of Paenibacillus sp. JNUCC-31 DNA encodes the following proteins:
- a CDS encoding rhamnogalacturonan lyase: protein MPLAAKVLSSALSVALLVAGTAGTSGAAASNGNNGAEASLQSHKGGGPLKDIQLEYLDRGLVAASTSEGVFLSWRLLGDEATGYSDKGLTGTDFNVYRDGKKIATVTDSTNYVDAAGQSSSRYEVAAVTKKGKESKRSASVQPWANGYVDIPLQKPADGVTPVGEAFTYSANDMSVGDVDGDGQYEFFVKWDPSNSKDVSQKGYTGKTYVDCYTLDGQLLYRIDLGVNIRSGAHYTQMLVYDFDGDGKAEMMFKTAPGTKIIQYNKKGKVTSEKYITLPKQDRKAGYSNEDDYRLSADGYYDHVVDMFKNWHKHEEVVKGNWPATLEEAFGMEKKYTYPLSQQDAESLADYFIDVYAPSRSDKNELRKFEGFIVDGPEYVTVFEGESGKELETIPYEPGRQDDGLMWGDYAMARIEPGNRVDRFLAGVAYLDGKQPSAIFARGYYTRSTMVAYNWDGKKLKREWKVDSGWTPMKNPFNDGPHGVDGTDPEYGSITTQGAHYFSVADVDGDGKQEIVYGSATIDHDGIVLYSSTDLMPAQSAAPGTIARLGHGDALHVADIDPERPGLEIFMVHEGGPWAPYGYSLRDAKTGKVIYGGYTGKDTGRGMIGDVDPTRRGLETWAVGLWTASGEKISDKAPGTNMNIRWAADMTTQIVDGAIDVTPTIKDWNRGTLLTATGTLTNNYTKGTPSLVADIFGDWREEMLVRTEDSLAIRIYLSTEKTDRKLYTLMHDAMYRVGIAGQNSGYNQPSYPSFYMASDIDWSKVTLPKFHTPKSGKGGK from the coding sequence CGGCTTCCAATGGAAACAATGGGGCGGAGGCCAGCCTGCAGTCACATAAGGGGGGCGGACCTTTGAAGGACATTCAGTTGGAGTATCTCGATCGAGGTCTGGTCGCGGCCTCTACATCCGAGGGTGTTTTTCTCAGTTGGAGATTGCTTGGTGATGAGGCTACAGGGTATAGCGATAAAGGTCTGACAGGTACGGATTTCAACGTGTATCGGGATGGCAAGAAGATTGCTACGGTCACCGATAGCACCAACTATGTTGATGCGGCAGGCCAATCGTCATCGCGTTATGAAGTGGCAGCGGTAACCAAGAAGGGCAAGGAGAGCAAACGCAGTGCATCTGTCCAACCTTGGGCGAATGGCTACGTCGATATCCCTTTGCAAAAACCGGCCGATGGTGTGACGCCAGTGGGAGAAGCCTTCACATATTCTGCGAATGACATGAGTGTGGGCGATGTGGACGGGGACGGTCAGTATGAGTTTTTTGTAAAATGGGACCCTTCCAACTCCAAGGATGTCTCGCAAAAAGGCTACACCGGTAAAACGTACGTGGATTGTTACACGCTGGACGGACAATTGTTATACCGGATCGATCTCGGGGTTAACATCCGTTCGGGTGCTCATTATACACAGATGCTCGTTTATGATTTTGACGGGGATGGCAAGGCTGAGATGATGTTCAAGACCGCTCCGGGTACTAAGATAATTCAATATAACAAAAAAGGGAAAGTGACGTCCGAGAAATACATCACCCTTCCGAAGCAGGATCGCAAGGCAGGATACTCCAACGAAGATGATTACCGTCTAAGTGCAGATGGCTACTATGATCATGTCGTAGATATGTTCAAGAACTGGCATAAACATGAAGAGGTCGTGAAGGGCAACTGGCCTGCTACGCTGGAAGAAGCTTTTGGAATGGAGAAAAAGTATACCTATCCATTATCTCAGCAGGACGCCGAAAGTCTGGCCGATTACTTCATCGATGTGTATGCACCGAGCCGCAGTGACAAGAATGAGCTGCGCAAGTTCGAAGGCTTTATCGTGGATGGGCCTGAGTATGTAACGGTGTTCGAAGGAGAGTCAGGCAAAGAGCTGGAGACGATTCCTTATGAGCCGGGACGGCAGGATGATGGGCTGATGTGGGGCGATTACGCGATGGCTCGCATCGAACCGGGCAACCGGGTAGACCGTTTCCTGGCAGGCGTGGCCTATCTGGACGGGAAGCAACCGTCTGCGATCTTTGCACGCGGCTACTACACACGTTCCACCATGGTCGCCTACAACTGGGATGGCAAAAAGCTCAAGCGTGAATGGAAAGTGGACAGTGGCTGGACACCGATGAAGAACCCGTTCAATGACGGTCCGCATGGAGTGGATGGTACAGATCCGGAGTATGGTTCCATCACAACGCAAGGCGCGCACTATTTTAGTGTCGCTGATGTCGATGGAGACGGTAAACAGGAGATTGTATACGGCTCGGCCACGATTGATCATGATGGCATTGTGCTGTACAGCTCCACGGACCTGATGCCTGCACAGAGTGCTGCACCGGGAACGATCGCTCGTCTGGGGCATGGTGACGCACTTCATGTAGCCGATATTGATCCGGAACGTCCGGGACTGGAGATCTTCATGGTGCATGAGGGCGGCCCTTGGGCTCCATACGGATATTCCCTGCGGGATGCGAAGACCGGGAAAGTGATCTATGGTGGGTACACGGGCAAAGATACCGGACGCGGCATGATTGGTGATGTGGATCCGACCCGCCGAGGGTTGGAGACATGGGCTGTGGGATTGTGGACAGCCAGCGGTGAGAAGATAAGCGATAAAGCCCCTGGTACTAATATGAACATTCGCTGGGCGGCCGATATGACAACTCAGATCGTGGACGGGGCCATCGATGTCACACCTACGATCAAGGATTGGAATCGGGGTACGCTGTTAACCGCAACCGGAACGTTGACCAACAATTATACCAAAGGAACGCCATCACTCGTAGCGGATATCTTTGGGGATTGGCGGGAAGAGATGCTGGTGAGAACCGAGGACAGCTTGGCAATCCGCATCTATCTGAGCACCGAGAAGACCGACCGCAAACTGTACACGCTGATGCATGACGCGATGTATCGTGTCGGCATTGCCGGACAGAACAGTGGATACAATCAACCGTCCTACCCATCCTTCTATATGGCCTCGGATATCGATTGGTCGAAGGTTACACTGCCCAAGTTCCACACGCCCAAGTCGGGTAAGGGTGGGAAGTAA
- a CDS encoding histidine phosphatase family protein produces the protein MRTTFFLVRHGIKEKRIGDVPITSEGIAQAESTALHLANAPITKIVSSPLRRAKETAEYFALKTKAIVTEDQRLRERANWGDLPEQTFEEFIAMWDRCTIDPHYLPPVGDSSKQSGERLASFLTELANTEPPDSHIVIVTHGGLITDFLVNTFPVHELNVWHPDFIAMQSQLIPECSITTLIHENGKYTIQDFASVAHLK, from the coding sequence ATGAGAACTACATTTTTCCTAGTGAGGCATGGGATCAAAGAAAAGCGAATCGGTGATGTTCCCATCACATCCGAAGGAATAGCACAAGCTGAGTCAACAGCACTTCATTTGGCTAATGCGCCTATCACCAAGATCGTTTCAAGTCCACTTCGAAGGGCAAAGGAAACCGCAGAGTATTTTGCTTTGAAGACTAAAGCTATTGTGACTGAAGACCAGCGTCTTCGCGAACGCGCCAACTGGGGGGACCTGCCTGAACAAACATTTGAAGAATTTATTGCCATGTGGGACCGATGCACAATTGATCCACACTACCTTCCACCCGTGGGTGATTCATCCAAACAGTCAGGGGAACGTTTAGCCTCTTTCCTAACCGAACTGGCGAACACAGAGCCACCGGATAGTCATATTGTTATCGTTACTCATGGCGGGTTAATTACGGATTTTCTGGTAAACACATTTCCAGTGCATGAGCTTAACGTCTGGCATCCTGATTTTATAGCCATGCAAAGTCAACTGATTCCCGAATGCTCTATCACCACATTGATTCATGAAAACGGGAAGTACACCATTCAAGATTTTGCATCCGTAGCACATTTGAAATGA
- a CDS encoding AraC family transcriptional regulator — translation MEAKHWTGSLFQEKLRTDDYGPRFYAYYYKQWANYQMSYHDHDSTEIMYIISGMCRVDVQMPDGSSEQAVLKKGQFILLDAGVPHRLLVQDGVPCRMLNVEFGVARSEPGQPSIRQLALEEEEVHAFLTQASPYLVLPDPEEVYHIMKSLVLELDQRGLMEQGRSSKPMRIIPPEERSHHRESRDLKSPEQGTLVRTLFIQLLVRVARLRGEINRSALDQTELYVKRTIEFMHHNMDRHIQMKDIAAAVNLHPGYLHRIFRQHTKRTPTDYLTMLRMEKAKMLLQQTDILISEISDYVGVGSRQYFHMLFKKYTGHTPVEFRSSIERHVSHYPSDE, via the coding sequence TTGGAAGCAAAACATTGGACAGGCAGTCTGTTTCAGGAGAAACTGCGCACAGATGACTATGGACCGCGTTTCTACGCGTATTATTACAAGCAATGGGCTAACTACCAAATGTCCTATCACGACCATGATTCCACTGAGATCATGTACATTATTTCGGGAATGTGCCGGGTCGACGTACAGATGCCGGATGGGAGCTCGGAACAGGCTGTATTGAAAAAAGGGCAGTTCATTCTGCTGGACGCCGGGGTCCCACACCGACTGCTGGTACAGGATGGTGTCCCGTGCCGCATGCTGAATGTGGAGTTTGGAGTTGCCAGGTCGGAGCCAGGGCAGCCTTCCATTCGCCAACTCGCGCTGGAGGAGGAAGAAGTCCATGCATTTCTCACTCAAGCCTCGCCTTATCTGGTACTGCCTGACCCGGAAGAGGTGTACCACATTATGAAAAGCCTGGTGTTGGAGCTGGATCAACGAGGTCTGATGGAGCAGGGAAGATCTTCTAAACCCATGCGGATTATTCCGCCGGAGGAACGCTCGCATCATCGTGAATCCCGTGATCTGAAGTCTCCTGAGCAAGGTACGCTGGTACGCACGTTGTTTATCCAACTGCTGGTTCGGGTCGCCCGACTTCGCGGGGAAATCAACCGAAGTGCACTGGATCAGACAGAGCTGTATGTGAAAAGGACGATTGAATTCATGCATCACAATATGGATCGCCATATTCAGATGAAGGATATCGCGGCAGCAGTGAATCTGCATCCGGGCTATTTGCACCGTATTTTTCGCCAGCACACGAAGCGCACGCCTACCGATTATCTGACGATGCTTCGAATGGAGAAGGCCAAGATGCTGCTGCAACAGACGGATATCCTCATCTCCGAAATTTCCGATTATGTGGGCGTAGGGAGCAGGCAATATTTTCATATGTTATTCAAGAAATATACAGGACACACTCCGGTTGAATTCCGTTCCTCGATAGAGCGACATGTCAGTCATTATCCCTCGGATGAATAG
- a CDS encoding alpha-glucosidase/alpha-galactosidase: MSFKVAFIGAGSIGFTRGLLRDLLSVPEFRDIEIAFCDINQHNLDMVTELCQRDIRENGLNIQIQPTTDRREALKDAKYVLCTIRVGGLEAFATDVDIPLKYGVDQCVGDTLCAGGIMYGQRGIAEMLDICKDIREQSAPDVLLLNYSNPMAMLTWACNKYGGVRTIGLCHGVQHGHHQIAEAFGLKMNEVDIVCAGINHQTWYIKASHEGKDLTGDLLEAFEKHPEYSRTEKVRIDMLRRFGYYSTESNGHLSEYVPWYRKRPEEIKDWIDLDSWINGETGGYLRVCTEGRNWFETDFPNWMKDEPKQFAQEKRGGEHGSYIIEGLETGRVYRGHFNTVNNGVISNLPDDAIIEAPGYVDRNGISMPLVGDLPLGPAAVCNVSISVQRLAVEAAVHGDDKLLRQAFMMDPLVGAVCNPKEIWQMVDEMLVAQAQWLPQYGDAIAAAEARLAAGNLIPTKDYEGAARLKVKTVEEMQQDRDAANKNAGESDKGKDREKVQQ; encoded by the coding sequence ATGTCGTTTAAAGTGGCATTTATCGGGGCAGGCAGTATCGGATTTACAAGGGGGCTGCTGCGGGATTTGCTCTCAGTACCGGAGTTTAGGGATATTGAAATTGCGTTCTGCGATATCAATCAGCATAATCTGGACATGGTTACCGAGCTGTGTCAGCGGGATATCCGCGAGAATGGACTGAATATTCAGATTCAGCCGACAACGGACCGGAGAGAAGCGCTTAAGGATGCGAAGTATGTACTGTGTACAATTCGTGTAGGCGGGTTGGAAGCTTTTGCAACCGATGTGGACATTCCGCTCAAGTATGGGGTGGATCAATGTGTCGGCGATACATTGTGTGCTGGTGGGATTATGTATGGACAGCGCGGGATTGCCGAGATGCTGGACATCTGTAAGGATATTCGTGAGCAAAGTGCACCGGATGTTCTGCTCCTCAATTATTCCAATCCGATGGCCATGCTGACGTGGGCCTGCAACAAGTACGGCGGCGTGCGCACGATCGGACTATGTCATGGGGTACAGCACGGACATCACCAGATTGCGGAAGCGTTTGGGCTGAAAATGAATGAAGTGGATATTGTATGTGCCGGCATTAATCATCAGACCTGGTACATCAAGGCATCCCATGAAGGCAAAGATCTTACGGGTGATTTGCTCGAAGCCTTCGAGAAACATCCGGAATATAGCCGTACCGAGAAAGTGCGGATTGATATGCTGCGCCGATTTGGTTACTACAGTACGGAATCGAATGGTCACCTTAGCGAATACGTACCTTGGTACCGCAAACGTCCTGAAGAGATCAAGGATTGGATCGATCTGGACAGCTGGATTAATGGCGAGACAGGCGGGTACTTGCGTGTATGTACAGAAGGAAGAAATTGGTTTGAGACCGACTTCCCGAACTGGATGAAAGATGAGCCGAAGCAATTTGCCCAGGAAAAACGGGGCGGGGAACATGGTTCCTACATTATAGAAGGGTTGGAGACGGGACGTGTATACCGCGGACACTTCAATACCGTCAATAACGGTGTAATCTCCAATCTGCCGGATGATGCAATCATTGAAGCACCAGGATATGTGGACCGCAACGGCATTTCGATGCCGCTTGTAGGCGATTTGCCGCTCGGTCCGGCTGCCGTGTGTAACGTAAGCATTTCTGTACAACGGCTTGCGGTTGAAGCTGCTGTACATGGTGATGACAAACTATTGCGTCAGGCATTCATGATGGACCCACTTGTGGGTGCAGTATGTAATCCAAAAGAGATCTGGCAAATGGTCGATGAAATGCTGGTCGCCCAAGCTCAGTGGTTGCCGCAATATGGGGATGCCATTGCCGCGGCAGAAGCAAGACTCGCTGCGGGCAACCTGATTCCTACGAAGGATTACGAAGGTGCTGCACGTCTCAAAGTGAAAACCGTTGAGGAGATGCAGCAGGATCGTGATGCCGCCAACAAAAATGCGGGTGAATCGGATAAAGGGAAAGATCGCGAGAAAGTGCAGCAATAG
- a CDS encoding amino acid ABC transporter substrate-binding protein, producing the protein MRKQAIFLLLISICMIVVAGCSSSGSKDEHAIIVGIDDKFAPMGFRDDKNEIVGFDIDYARAAAEKMGKKITFQPIDWSSKESELNSGRIDLIWNGYTITDERKDKVLFTKPYLENSQVAVTLADSPITKLDELDGKNVGLQALSSAADALAASPLNDKVKASEFPDNVLALTDLKTKRLDAVIIDEVVARYYMSKEEGTFKLLDESLAPEQYGIGVKKGNEELLNQLQKALDELNADGKAAEISTKWFGEDKVLK; encoded by the coding sequence ATGAGAAAACAAGCGATATTTCTATTACTGATCAGCATATGCATGATTGTTGTTGCGGGTTGTTCCAGCTCGGGAAGCAAGGATGAACATGCCATTATTGTGGGAATAGATGATAAGTTTGCTCCAATGGGCTTCCGGGATGACAAGAATGAAATTGTTGGTTTTGATATTGATTATGCCAGAGCGGCAGCGGAGAAAATGGGGAAAAAGATTACGTTTCAGCCCATTGACTGGTCTTCCAAAGAATCGGAGCTGAACAGCGGCCGCATCGACCTGATCTGGAACGGTTACACAATTACGGATGAGCGGAAAGATAAAGTGCTGTTCACGAAGCCGTATCTGGAGAACAGTCAGGTTGCAGTCACACTCGCGGACTCACCGATCACGAAACTGGATGAACTGGATGGCAAAAATGTAGGGTTGCAGGCTCTGTCCTCTGCGGCTGATGCACTTGCCGCAAGTCCTCTGAACGATAAAGTGAAAGCTTCCGAATTCCCGGACAACGTACTGGCGCTAACTGATCTCAAGACTAAACGTTTGGATGCTGTCATCATCGACGAAGTGGTCGCGAGATATTACATGTCCAAGGAAGAGGGAACGTTCAAATTGCTGGATGAATCCCTTGCTCCGGAACAATACGGTATTGGTGTGAAAAAAGGTAATGAGGAACTGCTGAATCAGCTGCAAAAAGCACTGGATGAGCTGAATGCCGATGGCAAAGCAGCCGAGATATCCACCAAATGGTTTGGTGAAGATAAAGTTTTGAAATAG
- a CDS encoding amino acid ABC transporter permease has protein sequence MSWEYLSGIMKPMLEGAQTTIFLFLLAIVLSVPLGFGVTLLMKSRFKPLAWIAHTYVYVMRGTPLMLQLLFFCFGLPLLPGVGEYLVFDRFTAAALAFILNYGAYFAEIFRGGLLSIDKGQHEAAQVLGLSKWQTMTKVIIPQMIRVVLPATANESITLIKDTALLYAVAVPELLHYAQAAVNRDFRLTPFLIAGIIYLLLTMVLTLFFKALEKRYTFE, from the coding sequence ATGAGTTGGGAATATCTCTCGGGCATTATGAAGCCCATGCTTGAAGGGGCACAGACCACAATCTTTTTATTTTTGCTGGCGATTGTGTTGTCTGTACCGCTTGGATTTGGAGTAACCTTGTTGATGAAAAGCCGATTCAAGCCACTGGCATGGATCGCTCATACGTACGTATATGTGATGCGGGGAACGCCTCTGATGCTTCAGCTGTTGTTCTTCTGCTTTGGTCTTCCGCTGCTTCCAGGCGTGGGGGAGTATCTTGTATTTGACCGCTTCACAGCAGCGGCACTGGCCTTTATTTTGAATTATGGTGCGTACTTTGCCGAGATTTTCAGAGGCGGATTGCTCTCGATTGATAAAGGACAACATGAAGCTGCACAGGTACTGGGCCTAAGCAAATGGCAGACGATGACGAAGGTCATCATTCCACAGATGATCCGGGTTGTTTTGCCTGCGACGGCGAACGAATCCATTACCTTGATCAAAGATACGGCGTTGCTGTATGCAGTTGCTGTACCTGAGTTACTCCACTATGCACAGGCTGCGGTAAACCGGGATTTCCGTCTGACCCCATTCCTGATTGCCGGTATTATTTATTTGTTGCTGACCATGGTACTCACCTTGTTCTTCAAGGCACTGGAGAAACGTTATACATTTGAGTAA
- a CDS encoding amino acid ABC transporter ATP-binding protein, whose product MTHIIEVNQLRKSFGTLDVLKQVSFNVEPGEVIAVIGPSGSGKSTMLRSLIHLEEISGGSIRIQGQTLAENGSYAGGADIRKITDRMGMVFQHFNLFPHLTVQANLELAPKTLKKESSAIIRQRSLELLGKVGLSDKADAYPANLSGGQKQRVAIARALMMQPDILLFDEPTSALDPELTGEVLRVIKQLAQENMTMMIVTHEMSFARDVADRVFFMDNGEIAEAGPPEQIFGNPKLERTRTFLQRVEVEG is encoded by the coding sequence ATGACCCATATTATAGAAGTGAATCAGTTGAGAAAATCATTCGGTACACTCGATGTGCTGAAGCAGGTATCGTTTAACGTGGAGCCGGGCGAGGTCATTGCCGTGATCGGACCTTCAGGTTCCGGTAAAAGTACAATGCTGCGCAGCCTGATTCATCTTGAAGAGATTTCGGGTGGATCGATTCGCATTCAAGGACAGACGCTGGCTGAGAACGGATCGTACGCGGGTGGCGCGGATATTCGGAAGATTACGGATCGCATGGGCATGGTTTTTCAGCATTTCAATCTGTTTCCGCATCTGACCGTACAGGCGAATCTGGAACTGGCACCGAAGACGTTGAAAAAAGAAAGTTCGGCGATCATTCGGCAGCGCAGTCTGGAATTGCTCGGTAAAGTAGGGCTGTCCGACAAGGCGGATGCCTATCCCGCCAACCTGTCGGGTGGACAGAAACAGCGCGTAGCCATTGCTCGCGCACTGATGATGCAGCCGGATATTCTGCTGTTCGACGAACCGACCTCGGCACTCGATCCTGAGCTGACGGGAGAAGTGCTGCGTGTCATCAAGCAGCTCGCACAGGAGAATATGACGATGATGATCGTCACGCATGAGATGAGCTTTGCCCGCGATGTCGCGGATCGCGTCTTCTTCATGGACAACGGCGAAATCGCCGAGGCGGGTCCGCCGGAGCAGATTTTCGGCAATCCCAAGCTGGAGCGCACACGTACGTTTTTGCAGCGGGTGGAAGTGGAAGGGTAA
- a CDS encoding mediator of RNA polymerase II transcription subunit 4, translating into MYKFAPLLLSVTFLMTGCSGSDTSVEALKSMELNQENMQTIKELREDNARLQEQIAQIQENVHSEELRNNLRETLNMTFKLISAMESGDTAYIESVSSPNVDISTNNNTMTIHNAGHSYEVNFLQGIQWGEFEFRGYNQKDTDHFMLFIAQYITTKGLEGYIAYEFSFVRSPEGIWLFDGYIS; encoded by the coding sequence ATGTATAAATTTGCACCTTTACTATTGTCGGTTACTTTTTTGATGACAGGCTGCAGTGGATCGGATACGTCTGTCGAAGCTTTGAAGTCGATGGAACTTAACCAGGAAAATATGCAAACCATCAAGGAATTACGGGAAGATAACGCTCGCCTTCAGGAACAGATCGCTCAAATTCAAGAGAACGTACATAGCGAGGAGCTCAGAAACAATTTAAGAGAAACTCTGAACATGACGTTTAAGCTGATCTCTGCCATGGAGTCTGGAGATACGGCGTATATTGAATCCGTATCCTCCCCTAATGTGGATATATCCACAAACAACAATACCATGACTATTCATAATGCAGGCCACTCCTATGAAGTCAATTTCCTTCAGGGTATACAGTGGGGTGAATTCGAATTCAGAGGTTACAATCAAAAAGATACGGACCATTTCATGCTATTCATAGCACAATACATCACGACAAAAGGTTTGGAAGGATATATCGCGTATGAGTTCTCTTTTGTCCGTTCCCCAGAAGGCATTTGGCTGTTTGACGGCTACATCTCTTGA
- a CDS encoding DUF4190 domain-containing protein, whose translation MDQRQHDADRYYSDPLPPPPYVIPKTNGKSIAALVMGILSIMIPYLGFLIGIVAIIFASISLKEIKLRMEQGRGLAIAGLVCGIIGTAIYAIIFLFLLVAFLAFSSGEISSY comes from the coding sequence TTGGACCAACGTCAGCATGATGCAGATCGTTATTATAGCGATCCGCTTCCGCCACCACCTTATGTAATACCCAAAACCAATGGCAAGTCTATCGCAGCGCTTGTCATGGGAATTTTGTCAATCATGATTCCATACTTGGGGTTTCTGATTGGAATTGTTGCTATCATATTTGCATCTATTTCTCTTAAAGAAATCAAGCTTCGCATGGAACAAGGAAGAGGACTCGCGATTGCTGGTCTCGTCTGTGGCATCATTGGCACGGCAATTTATGCGATTATCTTTTTGTTCCTGCTGGTTGCATTTCTCGCATTCTCCAGCGGCGAGATTTCTTCATATTAG